Proteins encoded by one window of Dryocola sp. LX212:
- the ubiK gene encoding ubiquinone biosynthesis accessory factor UbiK, whose product MIDPKKIEQIARQVHESMPKGIREFGDDVEKKIRQVLQSQLTRLDLVSREEFDVQTQVLLRTREKLALLEQRLSELENRPATPAAPEVLPPTEPHM is encoded by the coding sequence ATGATTGACCCGAAAAAAATTGAGCAAATCGCCCGTCAGGTTCATGAGTCAATGCCGAAAGGGATTCGTGAGTTCGGGGATGATGTCGAAAAGAAAATCCGTCAGGTTCTGCAGTCCCAGTTAACCCGTCTGGATCTGGTGAGCCGCGAAGAGTTCGATGTGCAGACTCAGGTCTTGCTGCGCACCCGTGAGAAGCTGGCCCTGCTGGAACAGCGTTTAAGTGAGCTCGAAAACCGCCCGGCCACGCCAGCAGCACCAGAAGTGCTCCCGCCGACAGAACCTCATATGTAA